The Pseudomonadota bacterium genome has a window encoding:
- a CDS encoding GNAT family N-acetyltransferase produces MLSSLIIRDAKQEDINKLLELLELLFSIEKDFKFDIKRQSRGLEMMLDGCGKHRCVKVADIDGEVVGMVTAQTLISTAEGGISVVVEDMVVSQDCQGRRVGERLLEDITQWAKKRNAVRLSLLADKDNISAIKFYNHIGWNKTNLISLHKQIQQIAII; encoded by the coding sequence TTGTTATCATCCCTTATTATTCGTGATGCAAAGCAGGAAGATATCAATAAGCTTTTGGAGCTTTTAGAACTTTTGTTTTCAATCGAAAAAGATTTTAAATTTGATATTAAACGCCAGAGCCGCGGTCTTGAGATGATGCTTGATGGTTGCGGTAAACACCGTTGCGTCAAAGTAGCTGATATAGATGGAGAAGTCGTTGGGATGGTGACAGCTCAAACCCTGATATCTACAGCGGAAGGTGGTATATCCGTTGTTGTCGAAGACATGGTTGTAAGTCAGGACTGTCAGGGCAGGAGAGTTGGAGAAAGATTGCTTGAAGACATCACACAATGGGCAAAAAAACGTAATGCGGTCAGGCTTTCGCTTCTTGCCGATAAAGACAATATTTCCGCTATAAAGTTTTACAATCATATCGGTTGGAATAAAACCAATCTCATTAGCCTGCATAAACAAATCCAGCAGATAGCTATAATCTAA